A genomic window from Pagrus major chromosome 23, Pma_NU_1.0 includes:
- the LOC141020044 gene encoding neurexophilin-1 translates to MMRPNRGFILLLLNGTACLVALGQEDDSSSPKSSSDDSSKTVGLLSGQAPLSPLSRWMLHSKSRAANATSLELPYRSPVPFSKQEFSKQEFWEMLGSDLLKPDASSSRVKRRPIVKTGKFKKMFGWGDFYSNIKTVRLNLLITGKIVDHGNGTFSVYFRHNSTGQGNISVSLVPPVKAVEFDLERQSVVYPKDSKIFNCRVDYEKVDRSKRTSLCNYDPSKTCFQEQIQSHVSWICSKPFKVICIYISFYSTDYRLVQKVCPDYNYHNEMPYLPSG, encoded by the coding sequence GTGGCCCTGGGTCAAGAAGACGACTCCTCCAGCCCCAAGAGCTCTTCAGACGACTCCTCCAAGACGGTGGGCCTCCTGAGCGGGCAGGCTCCCCTCTCGCCTCTCAGCCGCTGGATGCTTCACAGTAAGAGCAGAGCGGCTAACGCCACCTCTCTGGAGCTGCCCTACCGCTCCCCGGTCCCTTTCTCCAAGCAGGAGTTTTCGAAACAGGAGTTCTGGGAGATGCTGGGCAGCGACCTGCTCAAACCCGACGCCTCCAGCTCCAGGGTCAAACGACGGCCCATCGTTAAGACCGGCAAGTTCAAGAAGATGTTCGGCTGGGGAGACTTCTATTCCAATATCAAGACGGTTAGGCTTAACCTGCTGATCACCGGCAAGATTGTGGACCACGGTAACGGCACGTTCAGCGTCTACTTCCGCCACAACTCCACAGGCCAGGGCAACATCTCAGTCAGCCTGGTGCCACCTGTCAAAGCGGTGGAGTTTGACCTGGAGCGCCAGAGTGTGGTCTACCCCAAGGactcaaagatattcaactGCCGCGTGGACTATGAGAAGGTGGATCGCAGCAAGCGCACCTCACTGTGCAACTACGACCCGTCCAAGACCTGCTTTCAGGAGCAGATTCAGAGCCACGTGTCCTGGATTTGCTCCAAGCCTTTCAAGGTCATCTGTATCTACATTTCCTTCTACAGTACGGACTACCGCCTGGTCCAGAAGGTTTGCCCGGACTACAACTACCATAACGAGATGCCCTACCTGCCCTCGGGCTAG